In the genome of Triticum urartu cultivar G1812 chromosome 5, Tu2.1, whole genome shotgun sequence, one region contains:
- the LOC125508156 gene encoding probable polygalacturonase yields the protein MARLVVLASLLAVIGLAQGEAQCARYSGRPRPHSVTITEFGAVGDGLTVNTVPFQNAIFYLRSFADKGGAQLYVPKGRWLTGSFNLTSHLTLFLEKDAVIIGTKDVTQWPIVEPLPSYGQGIDLPGARHRSLINGHNVTDVIITGNNGIVDGQGLIWWNWFRSNKLNYSRPHLVEFEDSEEIVISNLTFLDSPAWGIHPVYCSNVTIRNVTIETELDAPLTNGIVPDSCSNMCIEDSRISVGHDAISLKSGWDNYGITFGRPTSDIHISRVDLQASLGAALAFGSEMSGGISDVHVDHLHIHGSSKGISFRTAPGRGGYIRDAIVSDVQMEDVHVAIEFTGDWSSHPDEHFDLSALPEISGITLKDMVGKNISFAGVLSGIDGDPFTNICLSNINFSIADSAHSASWSCSNISGYSESVFPEACSDLHSQSSNSSICSSTLSYHALATA from the exons ATGGCGAGGCTA GTAGTTCTGGCATCGCTGCTTGCCGTAATTGGCCTCGCGCAGGGGGAGGCGCAATGTGCGCGGTACAGCGGGCGGCCGCGGCCACATAGCGTGACCATCACTGAGTTTGGGGCCGTCGGCGACGGCCTGACCGTCAATACGGTGCCCTTCCAGAACGCCATCTTCTACCTGCGGTCCTTTGCCGACAAGGGCGGCGCACAGCTGTACGTGCCCAAGGGGCGGTGGCTCACCGGCAGCTTCAACCTCACCAGCCACCTCACCCTCTTCCTGGAGAAGGACGCTGTCATCATAGGCACCAAG GATGTGACACAATGGCCAATTGTGGAACCTTTGCCATCATATGGCCAAGGAATTGATCTTCCGGGTGCAAGGCATCGCAGCTTAATAAATGGGCACAATGTTACCGATGTCATAATTACAG GGAACAATGGAATCGTAGACGGCCAGGGTTTGATATGGTGGAATTGGTTTCGCTCAAACAAATTGAACTATAGCCGGCCTCATCTTGTGGAGTTTGAGGATTCAGAAGAAATTGTGATTTCGAACTTGACATTTTTAGATTCTCCAGCATGGGGTATACATCCTGTGTATTGCAG CAATGTAACAATCCGTAATGTCACAATCGAGACTGAATTGGATGCTCCACTCACCAATGGAATTGTCCCAG ATTCATGCTCGAATATGTGCATTGAGGACAGCAGAATTAGCGTCGGTCATGATGCCATCTCATTAAAAAGTGGGTGGGACAACTATGGCATTACATTTGGAAGGCCAACCTCAGATATTCACATTAGTAGAGTGGATCTGCAAGCCTCACTGGGAGCTGCTCTTGCATTTGGCAGTGAGATGTCTGGTGGGATCTCGGATGTTCATGTTGATCACCTTCATATTCATGGTTCATCCAAAGGTATATCCTTCAGGACCGCACCAGGCCGTGGTGGTTATATAAGGGATGCGATAGTATCAGATGTCCAAATGGAAGACGTCCATGTTGCAATCGAGTTCACCGGCGATTGGTCAAGCcatcctgatgaacattttgattTGTCTGCACTCCCGGAGATCAGTGGAATCACCTTAAAAGACATGGTTGGAAAAAACATTTCGTTTGCAGGAGTTTTGTCGGGAATCGATGGCGATCCTTTCACCAATATCTGCCTCTCCAATATCAATTTCAGCATAGCTGATTCAGCGCATTCCGCCTCTTGGTCTTGCTCCAACATTTCTGGATACTCCGAGTCAGTATTTCCTGAGGCTTGTTCCGACCTCCACAGTCAATCATCAAATTCCTCCATCTGCTCATCCACCCTTAGCTACCATGCCCTTGCGACAGCGTAA